The following proteins are co-located in the Paenibacillus sp. FSL H8-0079 genome:
- the fsa gene encoding fructose-6-phosphate aldolase: MKFFIDTANVEDIQKAYKIGVLSGVTTNPSLVAKEGVKFEDRIEEILRLVPEVESVSAEVTPDALTAEEMIAQADELIKINNSDKNITIKLPMTLAGLEACRYLTKKGVKTNVTLIFTVNQALLAARAGATYVSPFLGRLDDISEDGVQLVTKIAELFRTHNLDAQIIAASVRHPDHVTRVAMAGAHIATVPFSVIEQISKHPLTDQGMDKFAADWKKTVQ; the protein is encoded by the coding sequence ATGAAATTTTTTATCGATACAGCTAACGTGGAAGATATTCAAAAAGCATATAAAATTGGCGTATTGTCTGGCGTAACGACGAACCCTTCTTTGGTAGCCAAAGAAGGCGTGAAATTCGAAGATCGTATCGAAGAAATCTTGCGTTTGGTACCTGAAGTTGAGTCCGTTTCTGCGGAAGTGACACCAGATGCCCTTACTGCTGAAGAGATGATCGCGCAAGCAGACGAACTGATTAAAATTAACAACAGCGACAAAAACATTACGATCAAATTGCCAATGACACTTGCAGGACTTGAAGCTTGCCGTTACTTGACCAAAAAAGGTGTGAAAACCAACGTAACGTTGATCTTCACTGTGAACCAGGCCCTTCTGGCTGCTCGTGCTGGTGCAACATATGTATCTCCATTCCTGGGACGTCTTGATGATATTTCCGAGGATGGCGTACAATTGGTTACCAAAATTGCTGAATTGTTCCGTACTCATAACCTGGATGCACAGATTATTGCGGCTTCTGTAAGACATCCGGATCACGTTACACGTGTAGCGATGGCTGGAGCACATATTGCTACTGTTCCATTCTCCGTCATTGAACAGATATCCAAACACCCGCTGACAGATCAAGGTATGGACAAATTTGCAGCTGACTGGAAAAAAACAGTACAATAA
- a CDS encoding AraC family transcriptional regulator, producing MNSSVQLMKSEYFLHNHLQLFVNRCSEDFVLPFHAHDFIEYSYVAEGKGFHHIGEDVIPVTKGMLFVIPVGVPHVFRPVSTNVSEHPLILYNCLFNAELINTLTSVIQEKEIIHHLMDLAQNQVPYISVVDHNDRIEELMVKLYRESSVPGIGSSTMLYTLVSQLVLMTYRQLYQEVHDEAVHSTDFEYILHYLKQHVSNRIRMSDLVRVSGWSEKQIGRMFQRHTGQTFSSHMQHLRIQKSCELLKSSQHKVSLIAELVGYRDIDSFYAAFKKITGETPLAYRKKSRAQHSGQ from the coding sequence GTGAATTCATCTGTACAACTCATGAAAAGTGAGTACTTCCTGCATAATCATCTGCAACTTTTTGTCAATCGTTGCTCTGAAGATTTTGTGCTTCCTTTTCACGCACATGATTTTATTGAGTATAGCTATGTTGCCGAAGGAAAGGGCTTTCATCATATCGGTGAAGATGTCATTCCGGTGACGAAGGGCATGCTATTTGTCATTCCTGTAGGCGTTCCTCATGTTTTCCGTCCTGTGAGCACCAACGTATCCGAGCATCCGTTAATTCTATATAATTGCCTATTTAATGCTGAGCTGATCAACACCTTGACATCTGTCATTCAGGAAAAAGAAATCATTCATCATCTGATGGATCTGGCACAAAATCAAGTTCCTTATATATCCGTTGTGGATCACAACGACCGGATTGAAGAACTAATGGTGAAGCTGTACCGTGAATCCTCCGTTCCGGGAATCGGTTCGTCTACTATGTTATACACCCTGGTGAGCCAGTTGGTATTGATGACCTACAGACAACTTTATCAAGAGGTTCATGATGAAGCGGTTCATTCCACTGATTTTGAATACATTCTTCACTATCTCAAGCAACATGTGAGCAACCGTATTCGAATGTCTGATCTGGTACGTGTATCGGGCTGGAGTGAAAAGCAGATCGGAAGAATGTTCCAGAGGCATACCGGACAGACCTTTAGCAGCCACATGCAACATCTCCGTATACAAAAAAGCTGTGAACTGCTTAAGAGTTCACAGCACAAAGTCAGCCTGATTGCCGAGCTGGTCGGATATCGGGATATAGATTCATTTTATGCTGCATTCAAAAAAATAACAGGCGAAACACCTCTCGCCTATCGCAAAAAATCCAGAGCACAGCACTCTGGACAATAA
- the zwf gene encoding glucose-6-phosphate dehydrogenase, which produces MEPTTIVLFGATGDLAKRKIYPALYNLYLEQKLPETFSLIGLGRREWSDEFFQAQVEKSLNEFSRRQADPEVVKSFVKAFRYSVLNISHKEDYIKLLGLVEQREAELGIPSNRLFYLSVGPEFFEPIAENIQESGLGSTEGWKRLVIEKPFGHDLQSARDLNRKLSESFTEEEIYRIDHYLGKPMVQRLETLHQSNPIMKALWNNRYISNVQITANETVGVEERASYYDHVGAVRDMFQNHMLQLLMMMAIQLPYNSTSEKVGLKKKHIMESIQPLQKQTVGASIIRGQYAEGHIQGQPVSAYAAEPGVAENTMNDTFIAAKLQIDDFFWRGVPFYIRTGKRMKEKSTRIVIEFKEPSGQANVLKSNGSKPNLLVIEMSPDQSMTLQLNASDPENKGEFKPVHIDLSPDNGDLAEAYENLIRDALHGDPTFFAHWDEVELSWAWVQPILDAFQENLLPLHLYPAGSYGPIESDAMLEAEGHHWWFDQPADQQSVVASSTPLAVNANL; this is translated from the coding sequence ATGGAACCAACTACCATTGTTTTATTTGGTGCTACTGGCGATTTAGCCAAAAGAAAAATATATCCTGCCTTATATAACTTATATCTTGAGCAGAAGCTTCCGGAAACCTTCTCATTGATTGGTCTGGGGCGTAGAGAGTGGTCTGATGAATTCTTTCAGGCTCAAGTGGAAAAATCATTAAATGAATTTTCCAGACGCCAGGCTGATCCTGAAGTTGTGAAGTCATTTGTGAAAGCTTTTCGCTACAGTGTATTGAATATAAGCCATAAGGAAGATTATATAAAGCTGTTAGGATTAGTTGAACAAAGAGAAGCTGAGCTTGGCATTCCGTCCAATCGCTTGTTCTATCTCTCGGTTGGTCCGGAATTCTTCGAACCGATTGCCGAGAATATTCAAGAAAGTGGGCTGGGTTCCACGGAGGGCTGGAAACGTCTCGTCATTGAGAAGCCATTTGGTCACGATCTACAGTCCGCAAGAGATCTGAATCGCAAATTAAGCGAATCGTTCACAGAGGAAGAGATTTATCGGATTGACCATTACTTGGGCAAACCGATGGTACAACGTCTGGAGACGTTGCATCAGAGTAACCCAATTATGAAGGCACTCTGGAACAACCGTTACATCTCCAATGTGCAAATTACGGCTAACGAGACTGTAGGTGTCGAAGAACGTGCATCCTATTATGATCATGTAGGCGCTGTGCGAGACATGTTCCAGAATCATATGCTGCAATTGCTCATGATGATGGCGATTCAGCTTCCATACAACAGCACTTCCGAAAAAGTTGGATTGAAGAAAAAGCACATCATGGAATCAATCCAACCGTTACAGAAGCAAACTGTGGGCGCAAGTATCATCCGCGGACAGTATGCTGAAGGCCACATTCAAGGCCAACCGGTAAGTGCTTATGCTGCTGAACCGGGTGTAGCAGAGAATACGATGAATGACACATTCATTGCTGCCAAATTGCAAATTGATGATTTCTTCTGGCGCGGTGTTCCGTTTTACATCCGGACGGGTAAAAGAATGAAGGAGAAATCAACACGTATCGTGATTGAATTCAAAGAACCTTCAGGACAGGCGAATGTGCTGAAAAGCAATGGTTCGAAGCCGAACCTACTCGTCATTGAGATGAGTCCGGATCAGAGCATGACATTGCAACTTAATGCAAGTGACCCTGAGAATAAAGGTGAATTCAAACCGGTTCATATTGATCTTTCTCCGGATAACGGTGATCTCGCAGAAGCTTACGAGAACCTGATTCGTGATGCTTTGCACGGCGATCCAACTTTCTTTGCCCATTGGGATGAAGTAGAATTGTCCTGGGCTTGGGTGCAACCGATTCTAGATGCATTCCAGGAAAATCTGTTGCCACTTCACCTGTATCCTGCAGGCAGCTATGGACCGATTGAATCGGATGCTATGCTTGAAGCAGAAGGTCACCACTGGTGGTTTGATCAGCCTGCGGATCAGCAGTCTGTAGTTGCAAGTAGCACACCCTTGGCGGTTAATGCCAATCTTTAA
- a CDS encoding beta-glucoside-specific PTS transporter subunit IIABC: MKHQETAQEIIKAVGGTNNINSVYHCVTRLRFDLKNNEKVDNGSLKKLDKVMGTNISGDQFQVIIGNDVAKVFDAMVKENPAIQQSTENTENKETKSDKKQNVVLKIFETIAGVFAPMLPAITAAGMLKGLLALFVSLGWMSAGTDTYRILSAIGDGVFHYLPLLIAVSAARKFGSNPFVAIALGTALMYPDMTALLSSGESVGFLGIPVTAVSYASSVIPILLAVWLMSYVEKWVDRVIPAALKLLLVPLITLLVMVPVTLIAIGPLGTFVGSGLSGGINWLLNEGGLIAGIVLGGAMALIIMTGMHYALVPIILSNIATLGFDKFLPLTFISNMGQAGATLGVFFRAKDKKLKTVALSTSFTALMGVTEPAMYGVNMKYKKPFAAAMIGSAVGGGFALAFGAKAYVLAGNGGLPGLPSLIGQTFWYSFVGMILAFVVGAIMSTIFGIKEEEGDAEALAQFSPGASTAPAKVASSDAASVNVDDMGAPEPTSDAVAVAPMTGKSIPLKEVNDPTFGDELMGKGVAFVPTVGELVSPVTGTIMNVFKTKHAIVVRSDNGMELLIHVGINTVKLRGQYFDAHVATGARVQAGDKLLTFELAEIAKEYDITTAMVVTNTADYKEVLPVKLGEITMGEDVLKAEI; this comes from the coding sequence ATGAAACATCAGGAAACGGCACAGGAAATCATCAAAGCCGTTGGGGGAACAAACAATATTAACTCGGTGTATCACTGCGTTACTCGACTGCGCTTTGATTTGAAGAATAACGAGAAAGTCGATAATGGCTCACTCAAGAAATTGGATAAGGTCATGGGAACAAATATTTCCGGCGATCAATTCCAAGTCATTATCGGTAATGATGTGGCAAAAGTATTCGATGCTATGGTGAAGGAGAATCCGGCAATCCAACAAAGTACAGAAAATACAGAAAATAAAGAGACAAAGTCAGATAAAAAACAAAATGTCGTGCTGAAAATTTTTGAAACAATCGCAGGTGTCTTTGCTCCGATGCTTCCAGCGATTACCGCGGCAGGTATGCTCAAAGGATTACTTGCACTGTTCGTATCCTTAGGTTGGATGTCTGCTGGAACGGATACGTATCGTATTCTTTCAGCCATCGGTGACGGTGTATTCCACTACCTGCCTTTACTGATTGCAGTCAGCGCTGCTCGTAAATTCGGCAGTAACCCGTTTGTTGCGATTGCACTAGGTACGGCACTGATGTATCCAGACATGACAGCATTGCTATCTAGCGGTGAATCGGTTGGATTTTTGGGAATCCCGGTTACGGCTGTAAGTTATGCTTCATCGGTTATCCCGATTCTTCTTGCAGTATGGTTGATGTCCTATGTTGAGAAATGGGTTGACCGTGTTATCCCTGCTGCACTCAAGCTATTGCTTGTGCCGCTGATTACTTTGCTTGTGATGGTTCCGGTAACGCTGATTGCGATCGGTCCATTGGGTACATTTGTAGGTAGCGGATTGTCCGGCGGCATCAACTGGCTGCTGAATGAAGGCGGATTGATTGCAGGTATTGTTCTTGGCGGCGCGATGGCGCTCATTATTATGACAGGAATGCACTATGCACTTGTACCGATCATCCTGAGTAATATCGCTACACTGGGCTTCGATAAATTCTTGCCATTGACCTTTATCTCCAACATGGGTCAGGCTGGTGCAACACTCGGCGTATTCTTCCGGGCAAAAGATAAAAAACTCAAAACCGTTGCATTGTCCACGAGCTTCACAGCTCTGATGGGTGTAACGGAGCCTGCTATGTACGGCGTAAACATGAAATACAAAAAACCATTTGCTGCAGCGATGATTGGTAGTGCAGTAGGTGGCGGATTCGCCCTTGCTTTTGGCGCGAAAGCATATGTGCTTGCGGGTAACGGTGGTCTCCCGGGACTTCCTTCCCTGATCGGACAAACTTTCTGGTATTCCTTTGTGGGTATGATTTTGGCCTTTGTTGTGGGTGCAATCATGTCTACGATATTTGGTATTAAGGAAGAAGAAGGAGACGCTGAGGCGTTGGCTCAATTCTCACCTGGTGCTTCTACAGCACCAGCTAAAGTAGCTTCTAGCGATGCGGCAAGCGTGAACGTGGACGATATGGGCGCTCCAGAACCAACGAGTGATGCGGTAGCTGTTGCCCCGATGACAGGTAAGTCGATCCCGCTCAAAGAAGTCAATGATCCAACATTCGGTGATGAACTGATGGGTAAAGGTGTAGCGTTTGTTCCAACGGTAGGCGAATTGGTTTCTCCAGTGACAGGTACCATCATGAATGTGTTCAAAACGAAACATGCGATCGTTGTCCGCAGTGATAACGGAATGGAATTGCTGATTCATGTTGGAATTAACACAGTGAAGCTGCGTGGACAGTACTTCGATGCACATGTTGCTACAGGAGCACGTGTACAGGCTGGAGACAAGTTGCTCACATTTGAACTGGCCGAGATTGCAAAAGAATACGACATTACAACCGCTATGGTTGTTACCAATACGGCTGATTACAAGGAGGTTTTGCCTGTAAAATTGGGTGAAATCACGATGGGTGAAGACGTATTGAAAGCTGAAATCTAA
- a CDS encoding 5'-nucleotidase codes for MKKPIIAVDMDDTICHLVKRAIYHNNLNFPTHPLRYEDMIHWDTSHLRHPESTHDVFYGRPGLFEELELYDEYVVDEMRKLNDAYDVIVVTAAEPRTVVEKWNWLQQHMPFITAEQFITCKRKNLLAFDLLIDDGAHNLIPAHEDGKKVICIPHPWNIQERERYNFPLMSSWKEAKAYIDEVLQVVGV; via the coding sequence ATGAAGAAGCCTATTATTGCTGTAGATATGGATGACACGATATGTCATCTGGTCAAGCGGGCTATATATCACAACAACCTCAACTTCCCGACCCATCCGTTGCGCTATGAGGATATGATCCATTGGGATACGTCTCATTTGCGTCATCCGGAGAGCACGCATGATGTATTTTATGGTCGGCCGGGTCTGTTCGAGGAATTGGAGTTATACGACGAGTATGTTGTAGATGAGATGCGCAAGCTGAACGATGCTTATGATGTCATAGTCGTTACGGCAGCAGAACCAAGAACAGTCGTTGAGAAGTGGAACTGGCTTCAGCAGCATATGCCTTTTATAACCGCAGAACAGTTTATTACATGCAAAAGAAAAAACTTGCTCGCTTTTGATTTGCTTATTGATGATGGAGCACATAATTTGATTCCCGCGCATGAGGATGGCAAGAAAGTCATCTGTATCCCGCATCCATGGAATATACAGGAGCGTGAACGATACAACTTTCCGTTGATGTCTTCATGGAAAGAGGCCAAGGCTTACATAGATGAAGTGTTACAGGTTGTCGGTGTCTGA
- a CDS encoding metallophosphoesterase has product MFVLAGILFLVVYGLLVFYIGWSGWSWMKPVVSARFRWFYIIALVFLAVSFILARVFGSISFLSIIGSYWLAIFSLLLLILPVIHLTMWLLRLTRIPRHHTQKWAGVVTLVLLVSTMGYGIFNAYSPVVRAYNIQIDKKVEGVDKLNIVMAADMHFGLLSGPAHAKRMVEEINALKPDLVLYPGDIIDDNLDMYLKSGIADIISGIQAPYGVYASLGNHDKFDGPIEDLIAALEKSNMQVLYDDKIVLDDKITLIGRKDRTEKDRAEVATLMQDTDLSQPVLMMDHQPYDLDIAEQNNVDLVVSGHTHRGQIAPAQFITQAIYENDWGYLQKGSMHSIVTSGFGFWGPPIRTSSRSEIVQINVTFQQ; this is encoded by the coding sequence ATGTTCGTATTAGCAGGTATATTGTTTTTGGTAGTATACGGTTTATTAGTGTTCTACATAGGTTGGAGCGGTTGGAGTTGGATGAAACCTGTCGTGTCCGCCAGATTCCGGTGGTTTTATATCATAGCGCTCGTATTCCTTGCCGTTTCATTCATTCTGGCACGCGTGTTTGGAAGTATCTCTTTTCTCAGTATTATCGGTTCCTACTGGCTGGCGATCTTCTCGTTACTATTGCTGATTCTGCCAGTCATTCACCTGACGATGTGGTTGCTCAGATTAACCCGTATTCCGAGACATCATACACAGAAGTGGGCAGGAGTCGTTACCTTGGTGTTGTTAGTGTCTACAATGGGTTATGGGATTTTCAATGCCTACAGTCCTGTGGTGAGAGCATATAACATTCAGATTGATAAAAAAGTTGAAGGTGTAGACAAGCTCAACATTGTCATGGCTGCTGATATGCACTTCGGACTTCTATCTGGCCCTGCACATGCCAAACGCATGGTGGAGGAGATTAATGCACTGAAGCCAGATCTGGTGCTGTATCCGGGAGATATTATTGATGACAATCTGGATATGTACCTCAAGAGTGGCATTGCCGACATTATCAGTGGCATTCAGGCTCCGTATGGCGTCTATGCTTCTCTTGGGAATCACGACAAGTTCGATGGTCCAATTGAAGACCTGATCGCTGCGCTGGAGAAGAGCAACATGCAAGTTTTGTACGATGACAAGATCGTTCTGGATGACAAGATCACCCTGATTGGACGGAAAGACCGGACAGAGAAGGATCGTGCAGAAGTAGCCACATTAATGCAAGATACGGACTTAAGCCAACCTGTACTTATGATGGATCACCAGCCGTATGATCTGGATATTGCGGAGCAGAATAATGTTGATCTGGTCGTATCTGGTCACACCCACCGTGGACAGATTGCACCTGCTCAGTTCATCACACAGGCTATTTATGAGAATGATTGGGGTTATCTGCAAAAGGGCTCTATGCACTCCATCGTAACGTCAGGATTTGGATTCTGGGGACCTCCGATTCGCACAAGCAGTCGTTCGGAGATTGTACAGATTAATGTGACATTTCAACAATAA
- the ascB gene encoding 6-phospho-beta-glucosidase has translation MINRQGFQEGFLWGGAIAANQAEGGFDAGGKGWSTADMVPYFEKKDYTNLRELMHVTSATVEKAMAHHSAEGYPKRYGIDFYHRFKEDIALFAELGFKTFRLSINWPRIFPNGYDTEPNEEGLRFYDEVFDELRKYDIEPLVTLSHYEMPMALVLKYNGWAGREVIGHFVRYAETVMNRYKDKVKYWLTFNEINTTIIEPFTGGGIIEDRVENTMQASYQALHHQFVASSLVTEKARQINPNFQIGCMLARMIHYPATSKPEDVLQAQIDNQLNLLHTDVQVRGSYPTFMARYWAENGITIAMEPGDEQILREHTVDFISFSYYTSLVSAVNPEEYGVTGGNLYSTIKNPNLDRTEWGWQLDPIGLRVALKELYDRYQLPLFVVENGLGAKDTVEADGSINDDYRIDYLRKHITQMKEAVMDGVDLMGYTNWGAIDIISASTSEMSKRYGVIYVDQDDNGQGTLNRYKKKSFGWYQKVIASNGENLE, from the coding sequence ATGATTAATCGACAAGGGTTTCAGGAAGGTTTTCTATGGGGCGGCGCTATTGCCGCCAACCAGGCTGAAGGTGGATTCGATGCTGGCGGCAAAGGATGGTCGACGGCCGACATGGTTCCTTATTTTGAGAAAAAGGACTACACCAACCTTAGAGAACTGATGCATGTCACCAGTGCAACGGTTGAGAAAGCAATGGCACATCATAGTGCAGAAGGTTATCCGAAGCGTTACGGGATTGATTTTTACCACCGTTTCAAAGAGGATATTGCGCTCTTCGCAGAGCTGGGCTTCAAGACATTCCGTCTGTCCATCAACTGGCCGCGTATTTTCCCGAATGGTTATGATACCGAGCCGAATGAAGAGGGACTGCGTTTCTATGACGAAGTGTTCGACGAACTCCGTAAATACGATATTGAACCACTGGTAACACTCTCGCATTATGAGATGCCTATGGCGCTTGTCCTGAAGTATAACGGTTGGGCTGGCCGCGAAGTGATTGGACATTTTGTAAGATATGCGGAAACCGTGATGAATCGATACAAGGACAAAGTAAAATACTGGTTGACATTTAATGAGATTAACACAACCATTATTGAACCGTTCACAGGTGGCGGTATCATTGAAGACCGGGTTGAGAACACGATGCAGGCTTCTTATCAGGCACTTCATCATCAATTTGTAGCCAGCAGCCTGGTAACAGAAAAGGCACGTCAGATTAACCCGAACTTCCAGATCGGATGTATGCTTGCACGCATGATTCACTATCCGGCGACGTCGAAGCCAGAGGATGTGCTGCAAGCACAGATCGATAACCAGCTGAACCTGCTGCATACGGATGTACAAGTTCGTGGTAGTTATCCAACGTTCATGGCTCGGTACTGGGCAGAGAACGGGATTACGATTGCCATGGAACCGGGAGATGAGCAGATCCTGCGTGAACATACGGTTGATTTCATCTCGTTCAGTTATTACACATCCTTGGTGTCCGCAGTGAACCCAGAGGAGTATGGAGTGACGGGTGGTAACCTGTACAGTACGATTAAGAACCCGAATCTGGATCGTACGGAATGGGGTTGGCAGCTTGATCCAATCGGTCTGCGCGTTGCATTGAAAGAGCTGTATGACCGTTATCAATTGCCACTGTTTGTGGTGGAGAATGGCCTTGGTGCGAAAGATACGGTTGAAGCAGACGGTTCCATCAACGATGATTACCGTATTGATTATCTGAGAAAACATATCACACAAATGAAAGAAGCCGTTATGGATGGTGTGGACCTGATGGGATATACCAACTGGGGAGCAATTGATATCATCAGTGCATCCACTTCGGAAATGTCCAAGCGTTATGGCGTGATCTACGTGGATCAGGATGACAACGGACAAGGTACATTGAATCGTTATAAGAAAAAGAGCTTTGGCTGGTACCAAAAAGTCATTGCCTCAAATGGCGAGAACTTGGAATAG
- the gndA gene encoding NADP-dependent phosphogluconate dehydrogenase produces the protein MSKQQIGVIGLAVMGKNLALNIESKGFSVSVFNRSPEKTNDLLKEAEGKNLTGAFTIEEFVESLESPRKILIMVQAGKATDATIEQLLPHLDQGDIIIDGGNAYFPDTQRRSKELEEKGFRFIGAGVSGGEEGALKGPAIMPGGQESAYQLVEPILTAISAKVGDDACSTYIGPDGAGHYVKMVHNGIEYGDMQLIGEAYHLLKSVLNVSVEELHEIFTEWNQGELDSYLIEITADIFSKYDPETGKPMVDVILDAAGQKGTGKWTSQSALDLGVPLSMITESVFSRFLSAMKDERVAASKILNGPATEAFSGDKKAFIENVRKALFASKIVSYAQGFAQMRAASDEYGWDLKYGNIAMIFRGGCIIRSQFLQNIKEAYDKDAELKNLLLDPYFQNIVESYQGAWREVIASAVKQGVPVPGFSSALSYYDSYRTERLPANLLQAQRDYFGAHTFKRVDKEGSFHFQWMDTNE, from the coding sequence ATGAGTAAACAACAGATTGGTGTTATTGGCTTGGCAGTAATGGGTAAAAACCTGGCTTTGAATATTGAAAGCAAAGGTTTCTCGGTATCGGTATTTAACCGTTCCCCGGAGAAAACGAATGATCTTCTGAAAGAAGCAGAAGGTAAAAACCTGACAGGTGCATTTACAATTGAAGAATTCGTAGAGTCCCTGGAGTCTCCGCGTAAAATTCTGATCATGGTACAAGCAGGTAAAGCGACAGATGCAACGATCGAGCAACTGCTACCTCATCTGGATCAAGGCGACATTATTATCGACGGAGGTAATGCTTACTTCCCTGACACACAACGTCGCAGTAAAGAACTGGAAGAAAAAGGTTTCCGCTTTATCGGCGCAGGTGTATCCGGTGGTGAAGAAGGCGCACTGAAAGGCCCGGCAATCATGCCAGGTGGTCAGGAAAGTGCTTATCAGTTGGTAGAACCGATTCTGACAGCGATCTCCGCCAAAGTTGGCGATGACGCTTGCAGCACATATATCGGACCAGACGGTGCCGGACACTATGTGAAAATGGTGCATAACGGTATCGAGTACGGAGATATGCAGTTGATTGGTGAAGCTTATCACTTGCTCAAATCCGTATTGAACGTTTCCGTTGAAGAGTTGCATGAGATCTTCACCGAGTGGAATCAAGGGGAGCTGGACAGCTACCTGATCGAAATCACGGCAGATATCTTCTCCAAATACGATCCAGAAACAGGAAAACCAATGGTTGACGTCATTCTGGATGCGGCTGGACAAAAAGGAACAGGTAAATGGACAAGCCAAAGCGCGCTGGATCTCGGCGTACCATTGTCCATGATTACGGAATCCGTATTCTCCCGTTTCCTGTCTGCGATGAAGGACGAGCGTGTAGCAGCTAGCAAAATCCTGAATGGACCTGCGACTGAAGCATTCTCTGGCGACAAAAAAGCGTTCATCGAGAACGTGCGTAAAGCGCTGTTTGCAAGTAAAATCGTATCCTATGCTCAAGGATTTGCACAAATGCGTGCAGCTTCCGATGAGTACGGCTGGGATCTGAAATACGGCAACATTGCCATGATCTTCCGCGGCGGCTGCATCATCCGTTCGCAGTTCTTGCAAAACATCAAAGAAGCGTATGACAAAGACGCAGAACTCAAAAACCTGCTGCTTGATCCATACTTCCAAAACATCGTTGAGTCTTATCAAGGCGCTTGGCGTGAAGTTATAGCCTCTGCTGTAAAACAAGGTGTTCCGGTACCTGGATTCTCCAGTGCTCTGTCTTACTACGACAGCTACCGTACGGAACGTTTGCCAGCAAACTTGCTGCAAGCACAACGTGACTACTTCGGTGCTCACACGTTCAAACGTGTGGACAAAGAAGGTTCATTCCACTTCCAGTGGATGGACACAAACGAGTAA
- a CDS encoding PRD domain-containing protein, giving the protein MIIKQIFNNNIVSTVDDKNQELLILGRGIGFKFKAGDEIDEERIEKVFRLQDTSIYEKFKSIVAEVPIEILQATDDIVTLARTQLNKTISDGIYVSLSDHIHFAVQRLEKGMITRNPLSWEVQHFYKAEYDVAREALTLLKERLDIEFPKDEICNIALHFINAEVNDSMNDVTHLMQLLQEIMNIIKYHFNVELDEDSVNYFRFITHLKYFCQRVITHSSHDDAEEYLYEVVRKNYPETFKCIGKIETFIHKNYQYDMTHSEQLYLTLHLERLMKTKRDV; this is encoded by the coding sequence ATGATTATTAAACAGATATTTAATAACAATATTGTCAGTACCGTGGATGACAAAAATCAGGAACTACTGATCCTCGGCCGGGGTATCGGATTTAAGTTCAAAGCAGGCGATGAGATTGATGAAGAGCGGATTGAGAAGGTATTCCGTCTTCAGGATACATCGATCTATGAGAAATTCAAATCCATCGTAGCTGAAGTGCCTATTGAGATTCTGCAGGCAACAGATGATATTGTGACACTGGCACGAACGCAATTGAACAAAACTATTAGTGATGGGATTTATGTCTCGCTGTCTGATCACATTCACTTTGCTGTTCAACGCTTGGAAAAAGGGATGATTACTCGAAATCCACTCTCTTGGGAAGTTCAGCACTTCTATAAGGCGGAGTATGATGTGGCCAGAGAAGCACTGACCTTGCTGAAGGAAAGACTGGATATTGAGTTCCCCAAAGATGAAATCTGTAATATTGCATTACATTTCATCAATGCGGAAGTAAATGATTCCATGAACGATGTCACCCATCTGATGCAGCTGTTGCAGGAGATTATGAATATCATCAAATATCACTTCAACGTCGAATTGGATGAAGATAGCGTCAACTATTTCCGCTTCATCACCCATTTGAAATATTTCTGTCAGCGTGTCATTACCCATTCTTCACATGATGATGCCGAGGAGTATTTATATGAAGTGGTACGGAAAAACTATCCGGAGACCTTTAAATGTATTGGCAAGATCGAGACTTTTATCCATAAGAACTATCAGTATGACATGACTCACTCTGAGCAGTTATATCTAACGCTCCATCTGGAACGTCTGATGAAAACCAAGCGGGACGTATAA